The nucleotide sequence CCGTGCGCGGTATTTTGCAAGATCAATTTGCTCAGGGTAATGAAGTAGGTGCTTCACTTTGTGTCAATATAGATGGCAAGAATGTTGTGGATCTTTGGGGCGGTCATGCGGATACAGAAAAAACCAAGCAGTGGGACAAAGACACCGTCACTGGAGTCTTCTCCTCTACCAAGGTCGTCACCGGGCTCGCTGCCCACATCCTAATTGATCGTGGCCTATTGCATGTGAACGAAAAGTTCGCCAGCTACTGGCCTGAATTCGGCAGCAATGGAAAAGGAGATGCCAAAGTTTCACATATCCTCAGCCATTCTTCTGGAGTACTGGCATGGGAAGGAGTGATCACACCTGAGGAAGTGCAAGATGTGGAAACGTCAACAAAGAGACTCGCAGCGCAAGCGCCTTGGTACAGACCTGGCTCATAGACCGTATATCAAACATCAACTCATGGACATCTGATCGGGGAGCTTGTACGGCGCATCACCGGGAAGTCGCTCAGTCAGTTCATCGCCGATGAGATTACAAATCCACTTTGCGCCGACTTCCAGCTTGGAATTCCAGAAGAGGACTGGCCGCGAATTGCCGAGATGATACCATTTCCACCAGAAGCCATGGCTGGCATTGAACTCAATCCTGCCAGCATCCTTGGGAAGGCTGTGGCAGGGTCCGCTTTGCAGGCTCATCTTCCCAATGATCCCAATTTCAGGAAATCCAAGAATGGAGCCTGGGGTGGATTCTCCAACGCGCGGGCATTAGCCAGAATTGGGTCCATTGTATCATTGAATGGTATCGTCGATGGAAACCAGTATCTCAGCTCTCATGCTCTCGATGAAATGATGAAAGAGCAAATCCAAGGAGATGATCCAATGCTTCGTGTTCATATGCGCTTTGCGCTTGGACTGGGGCTGCCACCTGGCAAAGAATTTCCCTGCGTTCCGGAAGGCGATGGTATTTGTTTCTGGGGTGATTGGGGAGGATCTATGCTAGTTATGGATCGCCGTCGTCGGATGACC is from Aspergillus chevalieri M1 DNA, chromosome 8, nearly complete sequence and encodes:
- a CDS encoding serine hydrolase domain-containing protein (COG:V;~EggNog:ENOG410PIPX;~InterPro:IPR001466,IPR012338;~MEROPS:MER0034963), with protein sequence MAMAEIHGSCEPAFESVRGILQDQFAQGNEVGASLCVNIDGKNVVDLWGGHADTEKTKQWDKDTVTGVFSSTKVVTGLAAHILIDRGLLHVNEKFASYWPEFGSNGKGDAKVSHILSHSSGVLAWEGVITPEEVQDVETSTKRLAAQAPWYRPGS